GAGGCAGACATGACCCGACGCGCCCGACCCTCCGGTGACGGCGGGGTGACGCTCATCCTCGCCTTGATCATCATCACGACGATCGCCCTGGTCATCGGTGCGACGCTGTCGCTGGCGACGACCAACGTGAAAGCGACGGTGGCCCTTCGCGACCAGGCCGCGACCTCCTACTCGGCCGACGGCGCCGCCCAGGTCGCGGTGAACCAACTCCGCACCGGCACCTTCCCCGGCGCCAACTGCACGGCCACCGCGACGCAGTCCCTGCTCGGCTTCTTCCCGGCCACGTCCACCGTTGCGGCGGGCAACGCGGCCGTGCAGTGCATCCCGGATCCGGGCAACACGAGCAACGGCGGCGGGTCCAACAGCTCGCCCGGCAGCGCCATCCTGACCCTGAGTGACGGCACCGGCGGTGAGCGCGGCATCTACGTGAACACCAGCAACAACGCGAGCGTGAAGGTGAACGGCGGGATCTTCTCGGACTCCACGATCTTCCTGGAGGGGAACAAGTCCGACCTGCAGAACACCAACACCACGAACAGCTATGTGTACGCGATGGGCAACTGCTCCAGCAGCGGAACCTCGAGGATCATCAGCACGCCCGCGCCGGTGTGCAACTACAGCACGAATCCGCTGTCGGCAGTCGACCGCCGCGGCAAGGACCCCGGGACGATCACGGGCCACGGCAGCTCCTTCGACGCACCAGCAGCGCCGACCGCCAACGGCACGGTCGCTCCCGCCAGCTGCTCGGCGAAGACCGCGTTCGAGTTCCTGCCCGGGCTGTACCGCAGCGCCGCAGCCCTCAACGCGCTCACCAACGGTGCCGGCGCATGCTCCGGCAGTGTCTGGCACTTCAACCCGGGCACGTACTACTTCGACTTCACCGACCCCGGCGTGCACCAGTGGATCGTCAGCTCGGGGTTCCTGGTCGGCGGCACCGCGAACGTGAGCGGTGCGCTCACCGTCGCCAAGATCCAGAACCTGCAGAACGCCGGCCAGCCGTACTGCATCGCCCCCACCGTCGGCGGCACCACCCTCAACGGCGGCGTCAGGTTCGTCTTCGGTGGGGACAGCCGCATGTACGTCACCAAAGGCCTCGCGTCCGCGAACCCGAACGTCCAGATCTGCGCGTCGAACAGCCCGTCCGGCCCGCCGATCGCGATCTACGGGCTCAAGAGCGGCATCGGGTCCGGGGCGTTCGCGGTCGCGGCCGAGTCGGGTTGCATCACCAATACCGGCTATGTAGCTCAGGGCGGCGATGCCACGCACTGTGCGGTCGTGCAGACCACCAACGATCCGAACCCCGCGCTGACGGTGTACGGCACGACCTACGTCCCGCGAGCAGTCATCGACCTGTACCTCAACAACAATACGGTGCAGGTCTTCCGGTGGGGCCTGGTCACCCGGGCGTTGCTGGTCGGATCCACCGGCAGCACGAACCTCGCCAACGCTGTCATCGACGTCCCCAACGACGCGCCCGCGCCGTTCGCCGTGCCCAGTGTCTTGTACCTCAACGTGTTCGTGTGCACCGGGCCGAGCGCGTGCTCGACCGCAGGCACGCCGAAGCTGCGGGCGAAAGTACAGCTGTCGACGACGACGCCGACGACCGCCACCGTCCTGAGCTGGAGCCAGCAGCGCTGAGGAGGCGATGATGTCCGCGTATCCCCTGACGCTGTGGGTGATCCTCGCCGGTGCCTTCGGGCTGGCCATCGGCTCGTTCCTGAACGTGGTGATCTACCGCGTTCCGGCGGGCGAATCTGTGATCAGCCCGCCGTCACGCTGCCCGGCCTGCCGCACCCCGATCCGCAGCCGGCACAACGTGCCTGTCCTCGGCTGGCTGCTACTGCGCGGCCGGTGCGCCGACTGCGCCCACCCGATCAGCGTGCGCTACCCGCTCGTCGAGGCGATGACGGCGCTGCTCTTCGCGGTGGTCACCGTTCGCGTCGCGCAACTGCACCTCGACTCCGCGCTACCGGCGTACCTCTACCTCGTTGCGGCCGGGTTCGCCCTGGCGCTGATCGATGTCGATCACAAGCGGCTTCCGGACAAGATCGTGCTGCCGTCGTACGCGGTCGTCACCGTGCTGCTGCTGATCGCATCGGCGGCCTCGCACGACTGGTGGGCACTCGCGCGGGCCGGCATCGGTGCCGCGGCGCTCTTCGCGTTCTACTTCGCCCTTGCGTTCGGCTACCCGGCGGGCATGGGCTTCGGCGACGTGAAGCTGGCAGGCGTCCTGGGCGGCCTGCTCGGCTACCTGTCGTGGTCGGCGCTGGTCGTCGGCGCGTTCGCCGGCTTCCTGTTCGGAGCCGTCGTCGGCGCCGGGCTGCTTGCCGCCGGCCGGTGCGATCGCAAGAGTGCGATTCCGTTCGGCCCGTTCATGATCGCCGGCGCGCTGGCCGCCCTGTTCGTCGCCGAACCCCTGGCCCGCGGCTACCTGCGGCTCACCGGCCGGCTGTGACCCGCGCCTGAGCGATCGGGTTGGCACCGGACGGAGCGATCAGCCCGAGTTGGACCGACGACATCAGCGCCTGGGCCCGATTCGTCGCGCCCAGCTTCTCGTAGAGCCGCGCCACGTAGGTCTTGGCCGTGGACAGGCTGACGAACAGCGTGCCGGCGATGGCCGGCACCGACATCCCGTCCTGGAGCAGGGCCAGTACCTGCGCCTCGCGAGGACTCAGCCGCAGCCGGTCCGGAGCCTGGTCGCGATTGCGCAAAGCCTCGGCCAGGCCGGCCGCACTGAACGAAGAGGCCGCCACGGCGGAGTGCCGGATGGCGGCGAGGATCTCGGTGGCCGGCGCGAGCTTGGACACGAACGCGGACGCCCCCGTCTCCAGCGCGCGGAACAGCACGTCGTCGTGCCCGTTCGAGGTCAAGATGACGATCCCGAGATCAGCACGCAGGTCGCGCAGGTCGCGTGCCAGTGCCCAGCCGCCGTCGAGTTCGGTATCGATGCTCACCACATCCGGACGCAGCGAATGGGCCAGCTCGAATGCGGTCGACGCGCAGTCCGTTTCGCCGACCGTCTGCAGGTCAGGCTGTTCGTCGACCATTCGGGCCAGGCCGAACCGCGTTATCGGATGGCTCTCCAGAATAAGCAACCGGACCGTCATGCTTCCCCCCTGGCGCGCGGCGCGAGCAGCGGCATACCTTCCTCGTCGCTGCCCGCGCCGTGCATTTCCCCCTGTTGTCAGCCGGGCCCTCCACGTGGTAGTGGGCCAAGCCGTGCGGGGACGCTAACACCCGATCATCCGGGCAGAAAAGCGTTCGTACACGCTTTCACCGAGTGGCAGAAGTGTCGATTGACCAATTCGCGAGGTGTTTGCCGTCGGTATGCCCATATTGCTAGTTTGTTTCCGCGACAGACATCTCGGCCGCGGCGGCCGGTGATCGCGCATTTGGCACGCGAACTCCGGTTCGCCGCGCAGTCACACCCGGCGGCGCGTGCCCGATCAGCCGTGGAACGACAGCAGCGGGATCGCGGTCTCGACGGGCGTCCACGACCCGTGATAGGCGACCAGGTTGCCGACCAGGTCCGGTTCGTAACCACGCGCCAGGATCACGGTGTCGCCCTCACAGACGACGACCACATCGCCGATGCGCGCCAGGTGATCGGCCGGCACGGCGCCGAACAGCCCGCGCGCGACAGCGTCCGCGCGCAGCAAGACCGTCGCCCGCTCCCCCAGCACGCCGCGCCACGTGTCGGCGACGTCGGCAGCCGCACCGTCGACGGTGTGCAGGTAGCGCACCCGCGGTTCGCCCGCCACGACGCGTACCCCGGCGGCCAGCAGCGGATCGTCGGCCAGGTCGATCCGTGCCGACGGCGGGACGTCCAGCGCGCCGTGGTCGGCGGTGACGAGCAACGCCGCGTCGCCCGGCAGCCCGGCCACGACGCGCGAGATCAACCGGTCCACCGACCCGGCAGCGCGCTGCCACTGCGGCGAGGCGATGCCGTGCGCATGCGAGACCGAGTCCAGCGTCGGGTGGTAGCCGTACACCAGCCCCGGGCCGGCGTCGAGCTCGGCGAGGATCCCGGCGGCGAGCTCGGCGCTCCGCGCCGCTCCCACGTACCGCGGGTCCCCGTAGGCGGCCACCGTCAGCCCGCTGCCGACGAACTCCGGACGGGAGACGACGGCGGTCCGCACGCCGGCCGCAGCGGCCCGCGAGAGCAGCGACGGCACCGGCTGCCACTCCCGTGGCGGCGGGTCGTCACGCCAGCTGATGTGGGTGAGCACCCGGTCGGTGCCCGGAACGTTCAGGGTGAAGCCGAGCACACCGTGCGCGCCGGG
This genomic stretch from Jatrophihabitans cynanchi harbors:
- a CDS encoding prepilin peptidase, with protein sequence MSAYPLTLWVILAGAFGLAIGSFLNVVIYRVPAGESVISPPSRCPACRTPIRSRHNVPVLGWLLLRGRCADCAHPISVRYPLVEAMTALLFAVVTVRVAQLHLDSALPAYLYLVAAGFALALIDVDHKRLPDKIVLPSYAVVTVLLLIASAASHDWWALARAGIGAAALFAFYFALAFGYPAGMGFGDVKLAGVLGGLLGYLSWSALVVGAFAGFLFGAVVGAGLLAAGRCDRKSAIPFGPFMIAGALAALFVAEPLARGYLRLTGRL
- a CDS encoding response regulator transcription factor, encoding MTVRLLILESHPITRFGLARMVDEQPDLQTVGETDCASTAFELAHSLRPDVVSIDTELDGGWALARDLRDLRADLGIVILTSNGHDDVLFRALETGASAFVSKLAPATEILAAIRHSAVAASSFSAAGLAEALRNRDQAPDRLRLSPREAQVLALLQDGMSVPAIAGTLFVSLSTAKTYVARLYEKLGATNRAQALMSSVQLGLIAPSGANPIAQARVTAGR
- a CDS encoding alkaline phosphatase family protein — protein: MTGSLRDVLSSACALLGVPGTADRLCLAERLGEVRRIAVLLVDGLGYHLLDEAGRSAPILAEAVAGRAGVLTELACAFPSTTPTSLVTLGTGVLPGAHGVLGFTLNVPGTDRVLTHISWRDDPPPREWQPVPSLLSRAAAAGVRTAVVSRPEFVGSGLTVAAYGDPRYVGAARSAELAAGILAELDAGPGLVYGYHPTLDSVSHAHGIASPQWQRAAGSVDRLISRVVAGLPGDAALLVTADHGALDVPPSARIDLADDPLLAAGVRVVAGEPRVRYLHTVDGAAADVADTWRGVLGERATVLLRADAVARGLFGAVPADHLARIGDVVVVCEGDTVILARGYEPDLVGNLVAYHGSWTPVETAIPLLSFHG